Proteins encoded in a region of the Anopheles aquasalis chromosome 2, idAnoAquaMG_Q_19, whole genome shotgun sequence genome:
- the LOC126572651 gene encoding acetylcholinesterase-like isoform X1 has protein sequence MEIRGLRVAMGCRRRMDGAVALMLSLPPMVVLLLLAPFLQTVAGRHHELGVGGGTHQLSSGGGVTGGLGGLAVAQSQTLLPGSQSSASGGSSSSSASSSSSLSSAEEEEVARLTLGKDADAFFTPYIGHGESVRIIDPELGTLEREHVVHASNGGGGGGGGGGGTPSLRRRGLTRRESNADASDNDPLVVNTDKGRVRGITVDAPSGKKVDVWLGIPYAQPPVGPLRFRHPRPAEKWSGVLNATTPPNSCVQIVDTVFGDFPGATMWNPNTPLSEDCLYINVVAPRPRPKNAAVMLWIFGGGFYSGTATLDVYDHRALASEENVIVVSLQYRVASLGFLFLGTPEAPGNAGLFDQNLALRWVRDNIHKFGGDPSRVTLFGESAGAVSVSLHLLSALSRDLFQRAILQSGSPTAPWALVSREEATLRALRLAEAVGCPHDTSKPGDAVECLRGKDPHVLVDNEWGTLGICEFPFVPVVDGAFLDETPQRSLASGRFKKTEILTGSNTEEGYYFIIYYLTELLRKEEGVTVSREEFLQAVRELNPYVNGAARQAIVFEYTDWTEPDNPNSNRDALDKMVGDYHFTCNVNEFAQRYAEEGNNVYMYLYTHRSKGNPWPRWTGVMHGDEINYVFGEPLNPSLGYTDDEKGFSRKIMRYWSNFAKTGNPNSSPASSDIPEWPKHTAQGRHYLELGMNTSFVGRGPRLRQCAFWKKYLPQLVAATSNLQVAPPPSAPCESGAFFYRPNPLVTLLLVALLSLLTSTTLRVVQ, from the exons ATGGAGATCCGAGGGCTTCGGGTGGCGATGGGTTGCCGGCGAAGGATGGATGGTGCCGTTGCGCTAATGCTGAGCCTGccgccgatggtggtgttgctgctgttggcgccCTTCCTACAGACAGTCGCCGGGCGGCATCACGAGctgggcgttggtggtggtacgcaTCAGCTGTCGAGCGGTGGCGGAGTGACCGGTGGACTCGGAGGACTGGCGGTGGCCCAATCGCAGACACTGCTGCCAGGATCGCaatccagtgccagtggcggctcctcatcgtcctcagcgtcgtcgtcgtcgtcgttgtcgtcggccgaagaggaggaagtggCGCGGCTCACGCTCGGCAAGGATGCAG ATGCCTTTTTTACACCATATATAGGTCACGGTGAGTCCGTACGAATTATAGACCCCGAGCTGGGCACGCTCGAACGTGAGCACGTTGTCCACGCCAgtaatggtggcggtggtggtggtggtggtggtggtggtacgccaTCACTTCGGCGGCGAGGTCTGACGAGGCGTGAATCGAACGCAG ATGCTAGCGATAATGATCCGCTCGTGGTAAACACGGACAAGGGTCGGGTACGGGGCATCACGGTGGACGCCCCCAGCGGCAAGAAGGTAGACGTGTGGCTCGGTATTCCGTACGCGCAGCCCCCAGTCGGTCCGTTGCGTTTCCGCCATCCACGGCCGGCCGaaaagtggagtggagtaCTGAACGCAACGACGCCACCGAACAGCTGCGTCCAGATCGTTGATACGGTGTTCGGTGACTTCCCGGGTGCGACCATGTGGAACCCGAACACACCACTCTCGGAGGATTGCCTGTACATCAACGTGGtggcaccacggccacggcccaAGAATGCTGCCGTCATGCTGTGGatcttcggtggtggtttctacTCCGGTACGGCCACACTCGACGTGTACGATCATCGGGCGCTCGCCTCGGAGGAGAACGTGATCGTCGTCTCGCTCCAGTACCGGGTGGCCAGTCTTGGGTTCCTGTTTCTCGGTACACCGGAAGCGCCCGGTAATGCTGGATTGTTCGATCAAAATCTCGCCCTACG ATGGGTACGGGATAATATCCACAAGTTCGGTGGTGATCCATCCCGCGTGACACTCTTCGGAGAGAGTGCTGGTGCCGTGTCGGTGTCGCTCCATCTTCTGTCCGCCTTGTCGCGCGATCTGTTCCAGCGTGCCATCCTGCAGAGTGGATCCCCCACCGCTCCCTGGGCACTGGTTTCGCGTGAGGAAGCCACGCTAAG GGCATTGCGATTGGCGGAAGCGGTCGGATGTCCGCATGACACCAGCAAACCGGGCGATGCGGTCGAGTGTCTCCGTGGGAAGGATCCACACGTGCTGGTCGACAACGAGTGGGGCACGCTCGGTATCTGTGAGTTCCCGTTCGTACCGGTGGTGGACGGTGCGTTCCTGGACGAGACGCCCCAACGGTCACTCGCCAGTGGACGCTTCAAGAAGACGGAAATCTTGACGGGCAGCAATACGGAGGAGGGTTACTACTTCATCATCTACTATCTGACCGAGTTGCTGCGCAAGGAGGAAGGTGTGACGGTGTCCCGCGAAGAGTTCCTGCAAGCGGTACGCGAACTAAACCCGTACGTCAACGGAGCGGCCCGGCAGGCGATCGTGTTCGAGTACACCGACTGGACCGAGCCGGACAATCCGAACAGTAACCGGGACGCGCTGGATAAGATGGTTGGCGATTATCATTTCACGTGCAATGTCAATGAGTTCGCACAGCGGTACGCCGAGGAGGGTAACAATGTGTACATGTATCTGTACACGCACCGTAGCAAAGGCAATCCGTGGCCTCGCTGGACCGGCGTGATGCATGGTGATGAGATTAACTACGTGTTCGGTGAACCACTGAACCCGTCGCTTGGCTACACCGATGACGAGAAGGGTTTCAGCCGGAAGATCATGCGCTACTGGTCCAACTTTGCCAAAACGGG CAATCCGAATTCGAGCCCGGCCAGCAGCGACATCCCCGAGTGGCCCAAGCATACGGCCCAAGGGCGACACTATCTGGAGCTCGGCATGAACACGTCCTTCGTCGGACGAGGCCCACGGTTGAGGCAGTGTGCGTTCTGGAAGAAGTATCTACCGCAGCTTGTTGCAGCTACCT CGAACCTTcaagtagcaccaccaccaagcgcaCCGTGTGAAAGTGGCGCCTTTTTTTACCGACCTAATCCGCTGGTGACGCTCCTGCTGGTTGCTCTACTGTCGCTGCTTACCTCGACCACACTCCGAGTCGTACAATAA
- the LOC126572651 gene encoding acetylcholinesterase-like isoform X2 codes for MEIRGLRVAMGCRRRMDGAVALMLSLPPMVVLLLLAPFLQTVAGRHHELGVGGGTHQLSSGGGVTGGLGGLAVAQSQTLLPGSQSSASGGSSSSSASSSSSLSSAEEEEVARLTLGKDAGHGESVRIIDPELGTLEREHVVHASNGGGGGGGGGGGTPSLRRRGLTRRESNADASDNDPLVVNTDKGRVRGITVDAPSGKKVDVWLGIPYAQPPVGPLRFRHPRPAEKWSGVLNATTPPNSCVQIVDTVFGDFPGATMWNPNTPLSEDCLYINVVAPRPRPKNAAVMLWIFGGGFYSGTATLDVYDHRALASEENVIVVSLQYRVASLGFLFLGTPEAPGNAGLFDQNLALRWVRDNIHKFGGDPSRVTLFGESAGAVSVSLHLLSALSRDLFQRAILQSGSPTAPWALVSREEATLRALRLAEAVGCPHDTSKPGDAVECLRGKDPHVLVDNEWGTLGICEFPFVPVVDGAFLDETPQRSLASGRFKKTEILTGSNTEEGYYFIIYYLTELLRKEEGVTVSREEFLQAVRELNPYVNGAARQAIVFEYTDWTEPDNPNSNRDALDKMVGDYHFTCNVNEFAQRYAEEGNNVYMYLYTHRSKGNPWPRWTGVMHGDEINYVFGEPLNPSLGYTDDEKGFSRKIMRYWSNFAKTGNPNSSPASSDIPEWPKHTAQGRHYLELGMNTSFVGRGPRLRQCAFWKKYLPQLVAATSNLQVAPPPSAPCESGAFFYRPNPLVTLLLVALLSLLTSTTLRVVQ; via the exons ATGGAGATCCGAGGGCTTCGGGTGGCGATGGGTTGCCGGCGAAGGATGGATGGTGCCGTTGCGCTAATGCTGAGCCTGccgccgatggtggtgttgctgctgttggcgccCTTCCTACAGACAGTCGCCGGGCGGCATCACGAGctgggcgttggtggtggtacgcaTCAGCTGTCGAGCGGTGGCGGAGTGACCGGTGGACTCGGAGGACTGGCGGTGGCCCAATCGCAGACACTGCTGCCAGGATCGCaatccagtgccagtggcggctcctcatcgtcctcagcgtcgtcgtcgtcgtcgttgtcgtcggccgaagaggaggaagtggCGCGGCTCACGCTCGGCAAGGATGCAG GTCACGGTGAGTCCGTACGAATTATAGACCCCGAGCTGGGCACGCTCGAACGTGAGCACGTTGTCCACGCCAgtaatggtggcggtggtggtggtggtggtggtggtggtacgccaTCACTTCGGCGGCGAGGTCTGACGAGGCGTGAATCGAACGCAG ATGCTAGCGATAATGATCCGCTCGTGGTAAACACGGACAAGGGTCGGGTACGGGGCATCACGGTGGACGCCCCCAGCGGCAAGAAGGTAGACGTGTGGCTCGGTATTCCGTACGCGCAGCCCCCAGTCGGTCCGTTGCGTTTCCGCCATCCACGGCCGGCCGaaaagtggagtggagtaCTGAACGCAACGACGCCACCGAACAGCTGCGTCCAGATCGTTGATACGGTGTTCGGTGACTTCCCGGGTGCGACCATGTGGAACCCGAACACACCACTCTCGGAGGATTGCCTGTACATCAACGTGGtggcaccacggccacggcccaAGAATGCTGCCGTCATGCTGTGGatcttcggtggtggtttctacTCCGGTACGGCCACACTCGACGTGTACGATCATCGGGCGCTCGCCTCGGAGGAGAACGTGATCGTCGTCTCGCTCCAGTACCGGGTGGCCAGTCTTGGGTTCCTGTTTCTCGGTACACCGGAAGCGCCCGGTAATGCTGGATTGTTCGATCAAAATCTCGCCCTACG ATGGGTACGGGATAATATCCACAAGTTCGGTGGTGATCCATCCCGCGTGACACTCTTCGGAGAGAGTGCTGGTGCCGTGTCGGTGTCGCTCCATCTTCTGTCCGCCTTGTCGCGCGATCTGTTCCAGCGTGCCATCCTGCAGAGTGGATCCCCCACCGCTCCCTGGGCACTGGTTTCGCGTGAGGAAGCCACGCTAAG GGCATTGCGATTGGCGGAAGCGGTCGGATGTCCGCATGACACCAGCAAACCGGGCGATGCGGTCGAGTGTCTCCGTGGGAAGGATCCACACGTGCTGGTCGACAACGAGTGGGGCACGCTCGGTATCTGTGAGTTCCCGTTCGTACCGGTGGTGGACGGTGCGTTCCTGGACGAGACGCCCCAACGGTCACTCGCCAGTGGACGCTTCAAGAAGACGGAAATCTTGACGGGCAGCAATACGGAGGAGGGTTACTACTTCATCATCTACTATCTGACCGAGTTGCTGCGCAAGGAGGAAGGTGTGACGGTGTCCCGCGAAGAGTTCCTGCAAGCGGTACGCGAACTAAACCCGTACGTCAACGGAGCGGCCCGGCAGGCGATCGTGTTCGAGTACACCGACTGGACCGAGCCGGACAATCCGAACAGTAACCGGGACGCGCTGGATAAGATGGTTGGCGATTATCATTTCACGTGCAATGTCAATGAGTTCGCACAGCGGTACGCCGAGGAGGGTAACAATGTGTACATGTATCTGTACACGCACCGTAGCAAAGGCAATCCGTGGCCTCGCTGGACCGGCGTGATGCATGGTGATGAGATTAACTACGTGTTCGGTGAACCACTGAACCCGTCGCTTGGCTACACCGATGACGAGAAGGGTTTCAGCCGGAAGATCATGCGCTACTGGTCCAACTTTGCCAAAACGGG CAATCCGAATTCGAGCCCGGCCAGCAGCGACATCCCCGAGTGGCCCAAGCATACGGCCCAAGGGCGACACTATCTGGAGCTCGGCATGAACACGTCCTTCGTCGGACGAGGCCCACGGTTGAGGCAGTGTGCGTTCTGGAAGAAGTATCTACCGCAGCTTGTTGCAGCTACCT CGAACCTTcaagtagcaccaccaccaagcgcaCCGTGTGAAAGTGGCGCCTTTTTTTACCGACCTAATCCGCTGGTGACGCTCCTGCTGGTTGCTCTACTGTCGCTGCTTACCTCGACCACACTCCGAGTCGTACAATAA
- the LOC126580845 gene encoding beta-catenin-like protein 1, which translates to MDVGELLSFKPEQTPKRPSDFDRPDDDDDDDGGGSPGPKARPQQRGQKVRRTEQDTNVRSKPVLPAKEPQISEQERLDILKFVETEVPDGEVLDESGLKKMLLLFEKRVLKNQEMRIKFPDNAEKFMESELELNDAIQELHAVATVPDLYPLLVELNGVASLLELLSHQNTDISVAVVDLLQELTDVDILHESLEGAEILIEALRNQQAAGLLVQNLERLQESAKEEADGVHNTLAIFENLIEIRPEIAKEVAEQGLLQWILKRLRAKLPFDANKLYCSEILSILVQDSNENRIMLGTIDGIDVLLQQLAAYKRHDPNSAEEQEFMENLFNTLCSALMAKENRDKFLKGEGLQLMNLMLREKKLSRNGSLKVLDHAMSGPDGRDNCNKFVDILGLRTIFPLFMKTPKRNKNRLLGTDEHEEHIVSIIASMLHNCKGSQRQRLLSKFTENDFEKIERLMELHRKYLDKVEAMDREIDQQMRTEDDDEQDDDAIYVKRLSGGLFTLQLVDYIILEVSCTDVVKQRVLKILNLHHGSMKTIRHVMREYAGNLGDASDSDWREQEQAHILQLIDRF; encoded by the exons ATGGATGTAGGAGAGCTGCTTTCGTTCAAG CCAGAACAAACCCCTAAACGTCCGTCGGACTTCGACCGgccggacgacgatgacgacgatgatggtggtggctcgcCGGGACCGAAGGCTCGTCCTCAACAGCGTGGTCAGAAGGTGCGTCGGACGGAACAAGATACAAACGTCCGTAGCAAACCGGTGCTACCGGCGAAAGAGCCCCAGATCAGTGAGCAGGAGCGGCTCGATATACTGAAGTTCGTCGAAACCGAGGTACCGGATGGGGAGGTGCTGGACGAAAGTGGACTCAAAAAAATGCTCCTCCTGTTTGAGAAGCGCGTGCTGAAGAACCAAGAGATGCGCATCAAATTTCCGGACAATGCGGAAAAGTTCATGGAGAGCGAACTCGAGCTGAACGACGCGATCCAGGAACTGCAcgccgtggccaccgtaccCGATCTTTATCCGCTGCTGGTAGAGCTGAACGGTGTGGCGAGCCTGCTGGAACTGCTGTCCCACCAGAACACGGACATCAGTGTGGCGGTGGTAGACCTGCTGCAGGAGTTAACCGATGTCGACATTCTGCACGAAAGCCTGGAAGGAGCGGAAATACTTATCGAGGCACTGCGCAACCAACAGGCAGCCGGTCTGCTCGTGCAGAATCTCGAGCGACTGCAAGAATCAGCCAAGGAAGAGGCGGACGGTGTTCACAATACGCTCGCCATCTTTGAGAACCTCATCGAAATCCGACCGGAAATAGCGAAGGAGGTGGCCGAACAGGGTCTGCTGCAGTGGATACTGAAGCGGCTACGGGCAAAGCTGCCCTTCGATGCGAACAAGCTGTACTGCAGCGAAATCCTGTCGATACTCGTGCAGGACTCGAACGAGAACCGGATCATGCTCGGCACGATCGATGGtatcgatgtgctgctgcagcagctggccgcCTACAAACGTCACGATCCCAACTCGGCCGAGGAGCAGGAGTTCATGGAAAATCTATTCAACACGCTCTGCTCGGCGCTGATGGCGAAGGAAAACCGTGACAAATTCCTCAAGGGCGAAGGTCTGCAGCTGATGAATTTGATGCTGCGCGAAAAGAAACTCTCGCGCAACGGTTCGCTCAAGGTGCTCGACCACGCCATGTCCGGTCCCGATGGGCGCGACAATTGCAACAAGTTCGTCGACATCCTTGGTCTGCGCACAATCTTCCCACTGTTCATGAAAACACCGAAACGGAACAAGAATCGGTTGCTAGGCACCGACGAACATGAGGAGCACATCGTCTCGATCATTGCCAGTATGCTGCACAACTGCAAAGGCTCTCAGCGACAAAGGTTGTTGTCCAAGTTCACCGAGAACGACTTCGAGAAGATTGAACGGCTGATGGAGCTGCATCGCAAGTATCTGGATAAGGTTGAAGCGATGGATCGGGAAATCGATCAGCAGATG CGCaccgaggacgatgatgagcagGATGACGATGCGATCTATGTGAAGCGTCTCTCGGGAGGACTGTTTACGCTGCAGCTGGTCGACTACATCATCCTCGAGGTTAGCTGCACGGACGTGGTTAAGCAGCGTGTGCTCAAGATCCTGAATCTGCACCACGGCTCGATGAAAACCATACGGCACGTGATGCGCGAGTACGCCGGTAACCTAGGAGACGCAAGCGATAGCGATTGGCGTGAACAGGAGCAGGCTCACATACTGCAGCTCATCGATCGTTTCTAA